The genomic segment ATGTGATCCTCGCGATCGCCGCCGGCGGATTGCGCGAACTGTTGCTGCGGCACGACGGACACGCCGATCAGCCGCTCGTCGCCACCGTGCCGGTTGCCACCGACAAGTCCCCGGACCGGGTCACCGGCAATGAGATCGGGGGCCTGTCGGTGTCGCTGCCCGTCCACGTCGATGATGCGATCGAGCGGGTTCGCTTGACGGCGGTGGCCAGCCGGCGCGCCAAGGAAAATTTTGAGCTGCTCGGGCCGACCGTGCAGGGTCGCATGATGCAGTACCTGCCGACCGCGATGGCACCCGCGGTATTTCGCTGGCAGGGTCGCCGGGCCGACCGCAACCGGATCATGAACGTCGCGGTGTCCAATGTGCCCGGCCCGCGCGAACGCGGTCACATCGGCGGGGCGCCGGTCAGCGAAATCTATTCCGTCGGTGTGCTTTCCGCCGGCAGCGCGTTCAACATGACGGTGTGGAGTTACGTCGATCAGGTAGACATCGCGGTTCTCTCTGACGACCGCACCTTCACCGACGTGCACGAGGCGACCGACGCGATGGTGCGCGCGTTCGGCGAAATTCGCACAGCGGCGGGGTTTTCCGATGGCGTACGCAACGTCAGCACCGCCATGCCGCCGGCCGCACCGGTGTGAGTCAGCCGAGGATGGGCAGCCGGCGCTGGCGGCTCAGCCGCTTCAACGCCTCGCTCATCACCGCCCGCACGTGCGCGTCGACTTCGGCGATATCGGGGTCGGGTCCGAAACGTTCGACGATGTCGATCGGCTCGAGGACTTCGGTGACGATCTTCGACGGCAGCGGCAGATTGGGAGGCATCAGCACGCTGAGCCCGAACGGCACCCCGAAGCTGATCGGCAGGATGTCCATCCTGGCTTTGGTCAGGCCCAGTCGCTTGGCCAGCCAGTTGCCGCGGGTCAGGAACAACTGCGTTTCCTGGGCCCCGATCGACACGGTGGGCACCAGCGGCACCCCGGTCTCCAGCGCGGTGCGGACGTAGCCGGTCCGGCCGTTGAAGTCGATCTCGCTCTGGGCGAACGTCGGCCGGTACGAGTCGTAATCGCCGCCGGGGAACACCAGCACCACCGCTCCGGAATTCAGGGCCGTGGCGGCGTTGTCGCGGCTGGCCTCGATGACGCCGACACGGCGCAGCCAGCCGTCGAGAGGCCCGATGAAGACGCCGTAGTGGGCCAACGTGTAGAGCGGCCGGTCGTAGCCGAAGCGGCGGTAGAACTCCGGGGCGAAGATCATCACGTCCGGAGTGAGCATGCCGCCGGAATGGTTTGACACCACCAGCGCGCCGCCGGCGGCGGGGATGTTGTCCAGCCCCCGGACCTCGGGGCGGAACCATCGTTTCAGAACCGGCGAGACGGCGCCGATCACGCTCGCGGTGAACGACGGATCCCACTTCGTGGTCTCGTCTTGGCCGGCGTCGTCGCCGCTCATGGCTCCCCCAGGGATCACTGTGTGCCGGCGGCTGCCTCCCCGACGACCGTCACACCAGCGGATATACGATTCTCAGAAGCGAGAATACCATCATCAGGCGCTGACGATCGCGGGCGTCGATTTCCAGCCGCGCACCGTCGCCGAGTACGCGAGTAAACGCGTTGATTTACTTTGGCGGGTGCTGTTCACTGACTGCGGTGAGCTCTGTCAAGGACGTGCGCACCGATCGATCGACCATCACTCGTGACGCGCTGTTGGTGGCCGCCGAGCGGCTTTTCGCCGAGAACGGTTTGCACGCGGTGTCGAACCGGCAGATCAGCGATGCGGCCGGGCAAGGAAATAATGCGGCTGCGTGCTACCACTTCGGTTCTCGAGCCGATCTGCTGCGTGCGATCGAGGTCCGCCACCATGTCGCGATCGATGCGATCCGCAGGCGCAAGCTGGCCGATCTGCCACCGAACCCGCAGCTGCGGGATTGGATTGGCGTGCTTGTGTATCCGTTGACCGAGCATCTGCACACGCTGGGTGCGACGTCGACCTACGCACGTTTCGCGGCCCAGGTAATGGCCGACCCTGCCTGCCGGGAGTCCGTGGGATCAGATGCGATGACGTCGGATCGCATGCTCAAAACGGTACGGGGGATCAATCGATGCCTGCCCTCCCGCCCGAAGCGCGTTCGGGTCATCCGCTGGACGATGGCGCGAAACCTGTTGATGCATACCTGCGCCGAGATCGAGGGTGAGCAGGTGAACGGCGGATCGTCGGCTAGCTCGAGCTGGTTGGTGGTCGGCGAGGAGTTGGTCGACGCGCTCGTCGGCCTGTGGTCCGCGCCTGACGAGGCTCCGCGCGCCGCTCAGGTCAGGGCTTCTTCCGCCCGGAGTGGCTCAACCGCCACTCTGGCGGGAAGTTGAGGTCGTTGTCCTTGACGACGTTGTTGAGACCCTTGTCGAACGTGCCCTCGGTCAGATCCGGGTAGTTGTCGCGGTCGTTGGTCATCATCGGCAGCATGCCTTCGACCACACCGGTCAGCAGGCTGCCGAAGTACTCGCCCTTGTGCTGCTTGTAGAGCTCGAGGAACGTCTTCTGTACGACGACGGTATCGGTGGGCCGCGACTTCGAGCACGCCATCGCGTACTTGAGTGTCTCCGCCTCGAGCTGTTCACGGGGTACGACACTGTTGATGAAGCCGCAGTCGTACATCTCGTCGGCCGTGAACGGCCTTCCGGTGAACAACATTTCGGAGAATTTCCGCAGGCCCATGGTCTCGGCCCACCACCACAGGCGGGGACCCCAGCCTACGTAGCGGAAGGCAGGATGGCCGAACAATGCATCGTCGGAGGACACCACGAGATCGGCGTCGCCGGCTTGGTAGAAGTGCCAGCCATAGCAATAGCCCTTGGCCTCCACGATGGTGACCTTCTTGCACTCCTGCAGGGGCCGGTTTCCGGCGCGCGCTTTCGCGTAGTGATCGGTGAGGGTATACAAGTAGCGGTAGGAATCACCCGGTGGGTACTTCACATTCTCGTCGTTGATCGAAAGTTCGTGCAGCAGCGGCGTTCCCGGGTTCTCCAACATCTCGCGCTGTTCCGGCAGGTCGCCCCCGCTACCGAAGTCGTTGCCCTCGCCGCGGATCACCACCACCTTTACGTCGTCGTCGACGTTGCACTTATGGATCATGTCGGCGAAGTTCTGCCGCATCCCCATCGTGGTCGAGTTGAGCTCAGCGGGCCGGTCAAAGGTGATGTAAGCAATCCGATTAGCGAGATCTTTCTCGAATTTGATGAACGGCTCCGCCTCACGTCTCATCTGTTCGTAGTCGTGATCCATGGTCCGGAGCTCCCGTCATGCGCGATGACGCTGCCGGCCGACGGGCAGCGCTATGGGTGCAACATAACGGGATTCACACGCCAGCCGCAATAAATCACGCGATTTACTTGGTCGGCTCGCGGCTCACCCGGTCGCGACGAGGCCCGCCGCCACCGCTTCGATGCGGGCCGGGACGTGCTTGTGCCACGGTGTGCCGGCGTAGGGGTCACGCCAATCGGTGGAGGTCAGTGCATTCGGCGCCACACCGGGCACCCGGGTCTGTCCGTCGGCGTCGACGTAGTCGAGACCGAATCCGTTGGGCAGGGCGGCATGCCCGGGCAGCATGGTTTCGCTGATCTCGACGGTGGCCTCCGCGCTGCCGGCGGCGGTCGTGATGCGGGCGCGGCCGCCGTCGACCAGGCCGAGCGCTTCGGCGTCTTCGACACTGACCCGCAGGGCACCGTCGGCGTCGCGCTTGCGCCACGACGGATCCCGCAGGATGTCGTTGGCGGTGAACGCGCGGCGTTCGCCGGCGGACAGCACGATCGGGAACTCCGGGTTGGTCAGCTCCGGCCGTTGATCGGCCAGTGCGCGAATGTCGTCGAGCATCTCCGGGATCACCAGCGCGATCTTGCGGTCGGTGTGGCTGATCAGCGCCCAGTCGTCGGCGTACTCGTGGATGCTGAACGTAACCCCCGACTTGGCGGCCAGGATCGCGTCGAACAGCGCGTTGCCGTCGGCGTGCCCGGCCCGGCGCACCGCATCGGGATAGGTGACGGCGGCCTTCTGGGCCAACCCCCACAGAGCAGCAGCCCCGGCCAGCCCGTCGGGCAGCGTCGGGCCCAGCGTTTCGTAAAGCACGAACGGCAACACCTTGCCCAGTGCGGGATTCGCGGCGAGCTCGGTGAAGAAGGCCTGGGTGTAGGCGTCGCGACCCTGCTTGGCGGCCTCGCGCAGCGGACGCAGGTCGTCGTCACTGATCACCCCAAGTGCACGCACCAGCCGGGCCCAGATCTCGGGCTCCGGCAGCGTGCCGGGTGTCGGCGCGAAAAGCGGGTGGCGCAGATGGAATTCGTTGCGCGGGAATTCAAAATTGAAGAAGGTGGCTTCCGGCTTCTCGAACTGGTTGGCCGCGGGCAGCACGTAGTGGGCGAGCCGCGCCGTTTCCGTCATCGCGACGTCGACCACCACCAGCAGCTCGAGGGACTCGAACGCGGCGCGGCAATTCTCCGAGTCGGCGATGGAGTGGGCGGGGTTGGCGCTCTCGACGATCATGGCCCGGAACCGGTCGGGGTGATCGGTCAGGATCTCTTGCGGCACCACGTTGGACGGCACCAGCCCGGCGATGATCGGCGCACCCGTCACCGGTGAGCGGCCGACGCCACTGAGGCTGAACAGTGGTGCGAACGTCGAATGCAGATGTTGCCCACCGGGTTTGGCGAAGCTGCCAGTCAGGATCCACAGCAACTTGTTGAGGTACGAGCACAGGGTGCTGTTGGGGGCCTGCTGGACGCCAAGGTCTTCGAACACCGCGACGGAGTCGGCTCCGGCGATGCGGCGGGCGGCCGCCCGCAGCAACTCCTCGTCGACTCCGCTGCGTTCGGCGTACTCCGCGACCGGGACCGTCGCCAAGACCGCGCGGACTTCGTCGGCGCCGTGCACATGCTCAGCCAAAAAGGCTTCGTTGCACAGGTTTTCCTGCACCAGCACCGCGGCCAGAGCGGCCAGGCACCAGGCGTCGGTGCCGGGTCGCACCCGCAGATGGAAGTCCGCCATCTTGGCGGTGTCGGTGAGCACCGGGTCGATGACGACCATCGAGCGGGCCGGGTCCTTGGCGATGTCGTTGAGCACCGTTCGCGCCCGCGGGAAGCTCTGCGACATCCACGGGTTCTTCCCGACGAACACCGAGACCTCGGCATGCTCGAACTCGCCACGGGTGTGGCCGCCGTAGAGCTGGAAGTCGACCCATGCCTCGCCGGTCTTCTCCTGCGCCAGCGCATTTGACCGGTACCGCGAGCCGAGCAGCTTGAGGAAGGCGCTGCTGTAGGCGCCGCCGAGGTGATTGCCCTGCCCGCCGCCGCCGTAGTAGAAGATCTTCTCGCCACCGTAGGTGTCGGCGATTCGCCGGAAGCCCTCGGCGATTTCGGAGATCGCGGTGTCCCAATCGATCTCCTCGTAGCTGCCGTCGGGCCGGCGGCGCATCGGGGACGTCAGGCGCGCCCGGTTGTTCTGGTAGTGGTCCAGCCGCAGCGCCTTATTGCACGTGTAGCCCTGCGAGGCGGGATTGTCCTTATCGCCGCGGATGCGGGCCAGGGTGCGACCCTCGGTCTGCACGACGATGCCGCAGTTGCACTCGCAGAGGATGCAGGCGGTGGGTTGCCAGTCAGCGGACATCGGATCTCCTGGTCGGCTAGGTGGGCAGTTCGGCTTCGAGCAGGTCGCGCAGTTGCCGGTGGACGATGTCGAGTGGTTCGGTATCGCGCGCGGCGCGGGCGAGCACGATGGCGCCTTCCAGCGCGGCGGTCGTCGTCACCGCGATGTCCTCGGCGCGGTCCTTCGTGATGCCGTCGGCGATCAGGCGCTGGGCGATCAGATCGTTCCAGCGGGTGAACGCCTCGGCAGCCCGGTCGATGACCGGATTGGCGCTGCCGGGCTCTCCGGATTCGACGGCAACCGCGAGCACCGGGCAGCCGGCGCGGTACTCGGTCTCGATCAGGTTCTTGCGATAGAAGCGGGTCAGCCCGTCGAGCATCTCCAGACTGCTGGGCGCTTTCGCCAATTTGGAGGCGACGTAATCGGCAACGTAATCCACTGCCTCGCTGAGTAATTGGGTGCGTCCGCCGGGGAAGTAGTGGTAGGCAGATCCGCGCGGTGCGCCGCTGTGCGCCAGGACGTCGGCGATCGCCGTCGACTGCGCTCCGCGCTCGCGGATCAGCAGGGCGGCAGAGGCAACCATCCGTTCGCGGGGGCTCGTCATGCCTATGTATGTAACCATACATAATCGGGTAGCACCAGGGTCCCGGCCGGACGCCGGGGCCGACCACGGCAGCGGTACCGTCGCGCGAATGTCGTATTTCAGCCGGGTGTCCGATCATTCGTATCGGGCCAGCGAGCACGCCGGTGGCGCGTGGAACCTCGACGAGCAGCACATCGCGCCGTCATTCGGCCTGCTCGCGCATGCCATCGAGACAGACCGGGACGCTCGCGGCAACGGGCACCTGATGACGGCGCGGCTCAGTTACGACATCCTCGGCACGGTGCCGGTCGACGTCGTCGTCGACATCGACGTGCGGGTGCTGCGACCCGGCCGCACGATCGAACTCGTCGAAGCCGCCCTCACCTACCAGGGCAGGGGAGTGGTTCTGGCGCGGGCCTGGTTGATGAAGCAGTACGACACCGCGGCATTGCGCGGCAGCGGCTTGCGCCCGATCCCGCCGCCTCAGGACATGCCGGAGTGGAACCCGAGTGGGGTGTGGCCGGGCGGCTTCATCGCGTCGGCCGAGGTGCGGCGCGCCGAAGACGAACCGGGCCGGGCGGCGTACTGGGTGCGGACTCCGGTGCCGCTACTCGACGACGAGCCGGTGAGCTCGGTGGCCCGCGTCGCCGGGCTGCTGGACATCGCCAACGGGATGACGGTTCGGGTCGATCCACGCGAGGTGGCGTTCCCGAACCTGGATCTCACCGCGCACTTCTTCGCGACACCGGTCCGCGAGTGGGTGGGCTTCGACACCGCGGTGTCGATCGGGCCGAGCGGAATCGGCTTGACCCACAGCATCATTCACGACGAGACCGGCCCGATCGGCGCCGTCTCGCAGAGTCTGACGGTGCGGCCCGGCACCGGCATCGGGTGAGACTCAGACCGCCGCGAAGTTGATCGTGCTGGTCGCCGCGAGTTCGTTATCCTCGCCGCGATGGATGTCCACCTGCACCACCACCGAGCGTTTGCCGGTGCGCAGGATCTTGGCCACCGCGCGGGCCGGGCCGACTTTGATCGGCCGCAGGTAGCGGACGAACAGATCGGTGGTCGCGATCCCGAAGCCGAACGGGGTCGCACGAGATGCCAGCTGCCCCGCCGCCACGTCGGCCATGGTGGCGATCAGGCCGCCCTGCAGCCCGCCCGCGGTGTTCGTGGTGCGTTCGTCCACCGGCATCTCCATGACGACGGTGTCGTCCGTCGACTCGACGACCTGCAGGCCGAGCTGGTCGAACAACTCCCGAAGCGAGCGCGGTGCGGTCATGGAGAACGACGTTACCGCGCGACCGCGGACCGTTAGGTCTGGACCTTCGCGGCGGCGGTTTCCGGCATCGGCTCGTAGCGGGCGAAGGACCGGGTGAACGATGCCGCGCCGTGGGTGAGGCTGCGCATGTCGATGGCGTACCGGGTCAGCTCGACCTGGGGCACCTCGGCCCGGATCAAGGTGTGGTTCTCGCTGGCCTGCTCGGTGCCCAGCACGCGACCGCGCCGGCCGGACAGATCGCCCATGACCGCGCCGACGAGGTCGTCGGGCACGTTGATGGTGACCTCGTCGACCGGTTCGAGCAGGTCGATCCGAGTCTGGGCGGCGGCTTCCCGCAACGCCAGGCCGCCGGCCATCTGGAACGCCATATCGGAGGAATCGACGCTGTGCGCCTTGCCGTCGACGAGCGTGACCCGAATGTCGACGACGGGATAGCCGGCGTGCACGCCGCGCTCCATCTGGGCGCGTACCCCTTTCTCGACACTCGGGATGAACTGCCGGGGCACCGCGCCGCCGACGACCTTGTCGACGAACTCGAAACCGGAGCCGCCGGGCAGCGGCTCGACTTCGATGTCGCACACCGCGAACTGGCCGTGGCCGCCGGATTGTTTGACGTGGCGACCGTGTCCCTTGGCCGAACCGCCGAAGGTCTCGCGCAACGGGATTCGCACCTCGATGGTGTCGACGTTGACGCCGTAGCGGTTCGCCAGCGCCTCGAGCACCACACTGGAATGCGCCTCGCCCATGCACCACAACACGATTTGGTGGGTTTCCGCGTTCTGTTCGATGCGCAGCGTCGGGTCCTCGGCCGCCAGTCGCTGCAAGCCGACCGAGAGCTTGTCTTCGTCGGTCTTGGCGCGCGCCGCAATCGCCACCGGCAGCAGTGGCTCCGGCATCGTCCAGGGTTTGAGCAACAGCGGATCGGCCTTGTCCGACAACGTGTCTCCGGTCTCGGCGCGGGTGAGCCTGCCGATCGCGCAGATGTCACCGGCGACCACCTGGGTGGCCGGGCGCTGCTGCTTGCCCAGCGGGAAGGACAGTGTCCCGATGCGTTCGTCCTCGTCGTGGTCGGCGTGGGTGTTCGCCTCGAAGAAGGCCGAAAAATGGCCCGACACATGCACTGTCGTGTCGGGCCTGATGGTGCCGGAGAACACCCGGACCAGGCTGACCCTGCCGACGTAGGGGTCCGACGTCGTCTTGACCACCTCGGCCAGCAGCGGCCCGTCCGGATCGCAGGACAGCCCCGGACGGGCCACCCCGTGCGGGTTGTAGACCTCGGGCAGCACGTGTTCGAGTGGCGACGGGAAGCCCCGGGTCGCGACGTCCAGCAGCTCGACGGTGCCTACCCCGGTGCCGCTGCACACCGGGATGACCGGGAAGAACGACCCGCGTGCGACTGCCTTCTCCAAGTCGTCGATCAGCACGGCCTCGTCGATCACCTCACCGCCGAGATAGCGCTCCATCAGCGATTCGTCCTCGGATTCCTCGATGATGCCCTCGATCAGCGTGCCGCGATGCTCGGCGATCCGGTCGGTGTGGGCGTCGTCCGGCGGGTGGACGCTGCGTGTGCCGTCGCGGTAGTCGTACTGGCTGCGCGACAGCAGCCCGACCAACCCCTTCTCGATCGGCAGGTACAGCGGCAGCACCTTCTCACCGAAGGCGTCCTGCGCGGCACGCAGGGCGGTGTCGTAGTTGGCGCGGGCATGGTCGAGCTTGGTGATCACCACGGCCCGGGGCATGCCGACGTCGTCGCATTCGTGCCACAACGCCTTGGTCGCTTCGTCGACGCCTTCGTTCGCGGCGATCACGAACAACGCGCATTCGGCGGCGCGCAGGCCGGCTCGCAGTTCGCCGACGAAGTCGGCGTAGCCGGGGGTGTCGATCAGGTTGACCTTGATGCCCTCGTGCGGAATGGGTGCCAGTGCGAGCCCGACGGATCGTTGTTGGCGGATCGCCGCGTCGTCGAAATCGCACACCGTGCTGCCGTCGACCACGGACCCCGCTCGCGACAGCACTCCGGAGGCGACCAGGAGCGCTTCGACGAGCGTCGTCTTGCCCGCACCGGACGGACCGACGAGCACGACATTGCGGACTGCGGCCGGACTGTCGGCGGCGGGAGCCGATCGGGCGGCCTGGGAAGTGTTCGTCTTGTCGGCCATGACAAACCTCCTGGCGCGCGGAGGCGCGCCGAATCGATATAGCCACCATTCACCCGATGGCGGCGCGGGCACAAGAGGATGGGCAAAGTCAGGTGGGGACGGACATCCGGGTCGGCTCGAGGCGGCCGCGCAGCACTTCGCGGGAGTGCTCTCGCCAGTGGGCACGCTCGGCGTGGTCGGCCCTGTCCAGCGCCGGCTGCGAACAGAGGGCGCGTTCGTCGGCGGCTTTGGCCCGATCGGCAAGGCGCGCAGCCTCGTTGACCGCATCGCCGATCACGGTGTACTCGTAGCGATGCTCGGCCCCGAGGTTTCCGGCGAACACCGGCCCGGCCGATACGCCGATGCCGAAGTCCACCACCGGCAGCCGGCGCAGCGCGGCCGTGAGCGCACGGGCGGTCGCCAGCGCATCGGACGCCGAATGCGTGCTGGGCAGCGGCGCACCGAAGACCGCCAGCACCGCGTCACCCTGAAACTTGTTGATCAGCCCGTGGCGCTCGTCGACGGCGTCGACGACGATCTGGAAGAACTCGTTGAGCACGTGGGCCACCTCGGCCGGTGAACGGCTCTGCGCCAGTTGGGTCGAGCCGACGAGATCGACGAACAGGACGGCGGCCTCCCGCACTTCACCGGAGAGAGTGTCGGCGTCGCTGACCGCGCGCAGCGCCACATCCGTCCCCACGTGGCGGCCGAACAGGTCGCGCAGCCGGTCGCGTTCGGCCAACCCGGCGACCATCCGGTTGAAACCACTTTGCAGACGCCCGATTTCGGAGCGCTCGTAGACGTCGACCCGGGTGGCGATCTGGCCCCGTTCGACCCGGGCCATGGCGGCGACGACGTCGTGGACCGGATCGGAGATCGACAGCGCGACGATCGCCATCCCGCGTAGCCCGACCAGGACCGAGATGACCGACAGCACGATCACGGGTATCTCGATGGACGCGTTCTTCTGGATGATCCAGCCGGTCGAGCGCATCAGCACCACCACCGCGATGCCGATGCTCGGCAGTGCACTGGTCATCAGCCACATCAGCAACAGCCGGGGCAGCACTCCCGGAGCGGTGTCGCGGCCCGGGGCCGACCCCATGATGGCTGCGGTGATCGGCCGCATGGGCCGCTGGATGAGCAACAGGGCGGCGCCGGTCGATGTGGTGAGACCGAACAACACCGCCATTCCGATCAGCCAGGCCGCCACCACCCCGCCGTCGCGGTTGATGGCGAACAGGACCGTGCCGCTGATCAACCAGATGACCGTCAGCAGCGCTGACTGATTGCGCAGCAGGCCCTCGACGAACCGCCGGTCCCGAGCCGTCGGCGGTTGACCCGTGGTGAACCAGCGCAATCTGCGATCGACGACCAGGATCGCGTAACCGATCGAGGCGGCGAAGCCGACTACCGACAGCGCGATCGAGGCGACCAAGGTGTCGGTTCCGAACACGGTCTCCGCCTGCGGCACCAATTCGTGGCGCAGCGGCATCACCAGGAAAGTGAGCTCGACGGCCGCCAGGATCTGGGCGAGGACGAGAGCCAGGGCGTAGCGAACCTTCAGCCTGCTCGCCGTCATAGGCCCAAACGCTACTGCGGCGACCTCGCAGAATCACGCTCTCCGAAACTGAGAGTAATACTTCCGTCGACGCACGCCGCTGCGTAACATCCGCGCTGTGAAGTTCGGGATTCCGCTGGGTGGCGTTCACCCCGGCCTCTGGCGTGACCTGACCGTGCGCGCCGAGGAGCTCGGCTACGAGTCGGTCTGGCTGCCCGAGCATCTTGTGCTGCCTGCGGAGATGTCCGGTAGCCCGCACCACGGCGACAGCCATCCGCCGATCCCGTCGAAGACCCCGATGTATGACGCGATCGCCTACCTGTCGTATCTCGCGGGGCAGACCAGCACCATTCGGATGGGGACCTACGTCTACAACATCGGGTTGCGACACCCCTTCGTGAGTGCCCGTGCCGCCGCGACACTGGACATCGTCTCGAACGGCCGCTTCGACTTCGGTATCGGCGCCAGCTGGCTGCGCGAGGAGTGGGACGCCGCCGGGCTGGACTTCAGCACCCGCGGCGCCCGCGTCGACGAGGCCCTCGAGGTGTGCCGGGCATTGTGGACCGAGCCCACGATCTCCCACCATGGCCGCTTCTTCGACTTCGACGCGGTCGCGTTCGAACCCAAACCGGTCCAGGCGGGCGGGCCGCCGATCCACGTCGGCGGTGACGGAATGCCCGCGCTGCGCCGGGTGGCGCGATTCGGTTCCGGCTGGATCCCGATGAATCACACCCTCGACCAGATTCCCGGATCAGTGCAGAAGCTCTCAGCACTGTGGGCCGAGCACGGCCGCGACGGCAAGCCGGAGGTGACCACGTCGGCGCCGGCCGAGTCACCCGACGATGTGGCGCGGGCTGCCGACGCCGGCATTGACCGGATGATCGTCATGCCGTGGCGGCGCACCCGCGAGGCGCTCGACGGGATCGCCCGCTTCGCCGATGACGTCCTGACGCGAAGCAGCTAGCGCGATGACGATCGCGCCGGCGGACATCCTGCTCACCGATCGGGTGGCCGTCGTCACCGGCGGCGGCACCGGCATCGGTCGTGGGATCGCCGACGGGTTGGCCCGATTCGGGGCCAAGGTCGCCATCTGGGAACGTGACGCCGACACCTGCGCCACGGCCGCAGACGAGCTGGGCGCGCTCGGCATCGTCGCCGACGTCCGAGACAGCGGGCAGGTCGACGCCGCGCTGGCGCGCACCCGTGACGAGCTCGGGCCGGTCGAGATCTTGGTCAACAACGCCGGTGGGGTGTTCGCCTCGCCGTTACTGGACACCACCGAAAACGGTTGGGACGCCTTGTACAAGGCCAACCTTCGGCACGTTCTGCTGTGCACGCAGCGGGTGGCAAGACAGCTGGTCGCCGAC from the Mycolicibacterium crocinum genome contains:
- a CDS encoding TetR/AcrR family transcriptional regulator; translated protein: MTSPRERMVASAALLIRERGAQSTAIADVLAHSGAPRGSAYHYFPGGRTQLLSEAVDYVADYVASKLAKAPSSLEMLDGLTRFYRKNLIETEYRAGCPVLAVAVESGEPGSANPVIDRAAEAFTRWNDLIAQRLIADGITKDRAEDIAVTTTAALEGAIVLARAARDTEPLDIVHRQLRDLLEAELPT
- a CDS encoding elongation factor G-like protein EF-G2, which translates into the protein MADKTNTSQAARSAPAADSPAAVRNVVLVGPSGAGKTTLVEALLVASGVLSRAGSVVDGSTVCDFDDAAIRQQRSVGLALAPIPHEGIKVNLIDTPGYADFVGELRAGLRAAECALFVIAANEGVDEATKALWHECDDVGMPRAVVITKLDHARANYDTALRAAQDAFGEKVLPLYLPIEKGLVGLLSRSQYDYRDGTRSVHPPDDAHTDRIAEHRGTLIEGIIEESEDESLMERYLGGEVIDEAVLIDDLEKAVARGSFFPVIPVCSGTGVGTVELLDVATRGFPSPLEHVLPEVYNPHGVARPGLSCDPDGPLLAEVVKTTSDPYVGRVSLVRVFSGTIRPDTTVHVSGHFSAFFEANTHADHDEDERIGTLSFPLGKQQRPATQVVAGDICAIGRLTRAETGDTLSDKADPLLLKPWTMPEPLLPVAIAARAKTDEDKLSVGLQRLAAEDPTLRIEQNAETHQIVLWCMGEAHSSVVLEALANRYGVNVDTIEVRIPLRETFGGSAKGHGRHVKQSGGHGQFAVCDIEVEPLPGGSGFEFVDKVVGGAVPRQFIPSVEKGVRAQMERGVHAGYPVVDIRVTLVDGKAHSVDSSDMAFQMAGGLALREAAAQTRIDLLEPVDEVTINVPDDLVGAVMGDLSGRRGRVLGTEQASENHTLIRAEVPQVELTRYAIDMRSLTHGAASFTRSFARYEPMPETAAAKVQT
- a CDS encoding TetR/AcrR family transcriptional regulator is translated as MSSVKDVRTDRSTITRDALLVAAERLFAENGLHAVSNRQISDAAGQGNNAAACYHFGSRADLLRAIEVRHHVAIDAIRRRKLADLPPNPQLRDWIGVLVYPLTEHLHTLGATSTYARFAAQVMADPACRESVGSDAMTSDRMLKTVRGINRCLPSRPKRVRVIRWTMARNLLMHTCAEIEGEQVNGGSSASSSWLVVGEELVDALVGLWSAPDEAPRAAQVRASSARSGSTATLAGS
- a CDS encoding molybdopterin-dependent oxidoreductase translates to MSADWQPTACILCECNCGIVVQTEGRTLARIRGDKDNPASQGYTCNKALRLDHYQNNRARLTSPMRRRPDGSYEEIDWDTAISEIAEGFRRIADTYGGEKIFYYGGGGQGNHLGGAYSSAFLKLLGSRYRSNALAQEKTGEAWVDFQLYGGHTRGEFEHAEVSVFVGKNPWMSQSFPRARTVLNDIAKDPARSMVVIDPVLTDTAKMADFHLRVRPGTDAWCLAALAAVLVQENLCNEAFLAEHVHGADEVRAVLATVPVAEYAERSGVDEELLRAAARRIAGADSVAVFEDLGVQQAPNSTLCSYLNKLLWILTGSFAKPGGQHLHSTFAPLFSLSGVGRSPVTGAPIIAGLVPSNVVPQEILTDHPDRFRAMIVESANPAHSIADSENCRAAFESLELLVVVDVAMTETARLAHYVLPAANQFEKPEATFFNFEFPRNEFHLRHPLFAPTPGTLPEPEIWARLVRALGVISDDDLRPLREAAKQGRDAYTQAFFTELAANPALGKVLPFVLYETLGPTLPDGLAGAAALWGLAQKAAVTYPDAVRRAGHADGNALFDAILAAKSGVTFSIHEYADDWALISHTDRKIALVIPEMLDDIRALADQRPELTNPEFPIVLSAGERRAFTANDILRDPSWRKRDADGALRVSVEDAEALGLVDGGRARITTAAGSAEATVEISETMLPGHAALPNGFGLDYVDADGQTRVPGVAPNALTSTDWRDPYAGTPWHKHVPARIEAVAAGLVATG
- a CDS encoding thioesterase family protein; translated protein: MSYFSRVSDHSYRASEHAGGAWNLDEQHIAPSFGLLAHAIETDRDARGNGHLMTARLSYDILGTVPVDVVVDIDVRVLRPGRTIELVEAALTYQGRGVVLARAWLMKQYDTAALRGSGLRPIPPPQDMPEWNPSGVWPGGFIASAEVRRAEDEPGRAAYWVRTPVPLLDDEPVSSVARVAGLLDIANGMTVRVDPREVAFPNLDLTAHFFATPVREWVGFDTAVSIGPSGIGLTHSIIHDETGPIGAVSQSLTVRPGTGIG
- a CDS encoding lysophospholipid acyltransferase family protein; this encodes MSGDDAGQDETTKWDPSFTASVIGAVSPVLKRWFRPEVRGLDNIPAAGGALVVSNHSGGMLTPDVMIFAPEFYRRFGYDRPLYTLAHYGVFIGPLDGWLRRVGVIEASRDNAATALNSGAVVLVFPGGDYDSYRPTFAQSEIDFNGRTGYVRTALETGVPLVPTVSIGAQETQLFLTRGNWLAKRLGLTKARMDILPISFGVPFGLSVLMPPNLPLPSKIVTEVLEPIDIVERFGPDPDIAEVDAHVRAVMSEALKRLSRQRRLPILG
- a CDS encoding PaaI family thioesterase, whose product is MTAPRSLRELFDQLGLQVVESTDDTVVMEMPVDERTTNTAGGLQGGLIATMADVAAGQLASRATPFGFGIATTDLFVRYLRPIKVGPARAVAKILRTGKRSVVVQVDIHRGEDNELAATSTINFAAV
- a CDS encoding enoyl-CoA hydratase/isomerase family protein, translating into MDHDYEQMRREAEPFIKFEKDLANRIAYITFDRPAELNSTTMGMRQNFADMIHKCNVDDDVKVVVIRGEGNDFGSGGDLPEQREMLENPGTPLLHELSINDENVKYPPGDSYRYLYTLTDHYAKARAGNRPLQECKKVTIVEAKGYCYGWHFYQAGDADLVVSSDDALFGHPAFRYVGWGPRLWWWAETMGLRKFSEMLFTGRPFTADEMYDCGFINSVVPREQLEAETLKYAMACSKSRPTDTVVVQKTFLELYKQHKGEYFGSLLTGVVEGMLPMMTNDRDNYPDLTEGTFDKGLNNVVKDNDLNFPPEWRLSHSGRKKP